A window of Torulaspora globosa chromosome 8, complete sequence contains these coding sequences:
- the TSR3 gene encoding ribosome biogenesis protein TSR3 (ancestral locus Anc_6.19), whose translation MSKGKNKNREPRGDRSAKGSNGHSARQNHKRMEMKQGGEGSKFPVKLAMWDFDHCDPKRCSGKKLERLGLIKSLRVGQKFQGIVVSPNGNGVVCPNDRAIVEEQGASVVECSWARLDEVPFNKIGGKHERLLPYLVAANQVNYGRPWKLNCVEALAACFAIVGRMDWASELLSHFSWGPSFLELNSELIEIYQKCTDAQSVKDAETAWLAKIQQEVEERKAQAKTDDIWMTGNVNRRDASISESEDCSDLVLSEEEDSKTYRYDSLGNIIASESEEETQSDTEEEELNDRHADET comes from the coding sequence ATGTCAAAGGGCAAGAACAAGAATCGCGAACCGAGAGGAGACCGTTCAGCAAAGGGCTCAAATGGACACAGCGCTAGACAGAACCATAAGCGTATGGAAATGAAACAAGGTGGAGAAGGTTCGAAATTCCCGGTGAAATTAGCGATGTGGGATTTCGATCATTGTGATCCAAAGAGATGTAGCGggaagaaactggagagACTTGGACTGATTAAGTCCCTGCGTGTGGGCCAAAAGTTTCAAGGCATTGTAGTCTCGCCCAATGGGAACGGTGTGGTGTGCCCCAACGATCGTGCTATCGTGGAAGAGCAGGGAGCTTCGGTGGTGGAATGCTCCTGGGCTAGACTCGACGAAGTGCCATTCAATAAAATCGGCGGTAAGCATGAGAGGCTCTTGCCGTATCTGGTGGCTGCGAATCAGGTGAACTACGGCAGGCCCTGGAAGCTGAATTGCGTGGAAGCCCTAGCCGCGTGCTTTGCGATTGTGGGGAGGATGGATTGGGCTTCTGAGTTGCTTTCTCACTTCTCCTGGGGCCCTAGCTTTCTAGAGCTTAACAGCGAGCTGATAGAAATATACCAGAAATGTACAGACGCACAATCTGTCAAGGACGCCGAGACTGCTTGGCTTGCCAAGATACAGCAAGAAGTCGAAGAGCGGAAAGCGCAGGCCAAAACGGACGACATATGGATGACCGGAAACGTAAATAGAAGGGATGCCAGCATCTCCGAGTCAGAAGACTGCTCAGACCTGGTGCTctctgaggaagaggacTCTAAAACTTATCGCTATGATTCGCTTGGCAACATCATAGCGTCGgaatcagaagaagagacacAGAGTGACacagaggaagaagaacttAATGACCGCCATGCAGACGAAACTTAG
- the YPT7 gene encoding Rab family GTPase YPT7 (ancestral locus Anc_6.24) codes for MSSRKKNILKVIILGDSGVGKTSLMHRYVNDKYSQQYKATIGADFLTKEVVVDDDKVATMQVWDTAGQERFQSLGVAFYRGADCCVLVYDVTNGKSFENIKSWRDEFLVNANVSSPETFPFVILGNKVDVEESKKVVSTKSAQELAKSLGNVPLFFTSAKNAINVDTAFEEIGRSALQQNQADADAFEEDFNDAINIQLDGEPSSCSC; via the coding sequence ATGTCctcgagaaagaagaacatATTAAAAGTTATCATTTTGGGGGACTCTGGGGTCGGAAAGACATCTTTGATGCACCGTTATGTGAACGACAAATATTCCCAGCAATATAAGGCGACCATTGGAGCTGATTTCCTTACCAAAGAGGTTGTTGTTGACGACGACAAAGTGGCGACGATGCAAGTTTGGGATACTGCTGGTCAGGAACGTTTCCAATCGCTTGGAGTGGCTTTTTATCGAGGTGCAGATTGTTGTGTTTTAGTTTATGATGTGACAAACGGTAAATCCTTTGAGAATATCAAGTCATGGAGGGATGAATTTCTCGTAAACGCAAATGTTTCTTCACCTGAAACTTTTCCGTTTGTTATCCTGGGCAATAAAGTTGACGTTGAAGAGTCAAAGAAAGTGGTAAGTACTAAATCGGCGCAGGAACTGGCCAAGTCTTTAGGAAACGTTCCTTTATTCTTCACTAGTGCGAAAAATGCAATCAATGTTGATACTGCTTTTGAGGAGATAGGACGTAGCGCACTGCAACAAAATCAGGCCGATGCTGATGCTTTCGAAGAGGACTTCAATGACGCTATCAACATTCAATTGGATGGAGAACCAAGTTCATGCAGTTGTTGA
- a CDS encoding uncharacterized protein (ancestral locus Anc_6.20), with the protein MPYHLPVLLNPLVNAVFNCPNPSTSNLKKLFALIKEEKFILLIPPSDKLLNFKDKLTGLPLLELCYSFDFVASHVLLINESNGENGGISHLSQVKFDTVNGKKVLVRLQHRVALTSDGFQFKKRCKITDVSFIANFNDYLLPSDQFPVIYIDEPLCGELMEAIPSQQELKNERTKEVKDVIPPSLELSQGNKVSFENMLRIHPDWTSRFNSLFAEYRNTPERNGPDDELFHDIVHRIYSTMGREPAFKNLPDLFDLIYEYVELNLFDDIWIRITSHLKDNEISIENLENLSLNQLETELYAASFENFQLKKIVALEKGIELAMASFSRISLAHKHSEKSEALIETLRNLSNGGSATDSSHDSPMAMDADTLLSLFVLVVCRTQVKNLKAHLFYLQHFARNESTIKYGVLGYAISTLEAVVCHFEDLKGTERLNELVKQCHTNRAFVAVLSASDETPVDIDHYQGSLSYRTDQGESALSLCITNGKNGVLRKLLERQRDFPLEDILNDETTDGCTLLVQALRCGNSDAARIVVDLLILSCTEQELITYFNRPDRHKRISAHYLTHEVEILQKIGIFINWDTKDSSGHTALFTIFRSYDQANYEQMVRASFDCAATWYTRNGIVFDFKAHEDSKGNTLLHIMKKGISMLLKFDGIDVNATNKKGLTPLMVYAKYNRMDNIKAILKDNRAMIWKIQQPFLLDSLCYAKNPLILHELAKHAANLTFGKCLVHTLKYEAPSWLISVTSQIKQDGQFRTTELHLKTIQNFFRTFQKMNPMTFIPLDSTLDPLLSSLGKTRLSTITKLETMILLRNITNCISALIHVGNLPDEILSNEATLLSWIKTQVKASRDGSARPIFNKKVEPEEMSIIQSFLRFNQAELSALKTKLQVMKKLAIFLRLKATDVVESNKLLFSQAARTIESFALLSTEKQVNCRVYGDGPMVILAEEINFLLQCTLRLHGHISNLLQVRIPDWWKSYGELLSLHKQYAQNFPQLVKEDNSSMDSGILGRLLEGKREKLEKRLSFSIAETRRNMNQAGADIARLHEDLAEQLNKFMEYKGAFFCRSVIKKWTTENILTLKDQLLHLERDS; encoded by the coding sequence ATGCCGTACCATTTACCGGTTCTGCTGAACCCCCTAGTGAACGCTGTGTTCAATTGCCCGAATCCTTCGACATCtaacttgaagaagctattTGCTCTTAtcaaagaggaaaaattCATTCTGCTAATACCACCCAGCGATAAGctgttgaatttcaaggATAAACTGACGGGATTGCCTCTGCTGGAGCTTTGTTACAGCTTTGACTTCGTAGCATCGCACGTTCTGCTGATCAACGAGTCTAATGGCGAAAACGGAGGAATATCACATTTGAGCCAAGTGAAATTTGACACTGTTAATGGCAAAAAAGTTCTTGTGCGATTGCAACATCGTGTGGCCTTAACTTCTGATGGGTTCCAGTTCAAAAAAAGATGTAAGATTACAGATGTGAGCTTTATTGCGAACTTCAATGACTATTTATTGCCTTCGGATCAGTTTCCAGTGATATACATCGACGAGCCTTTGTGCGGGGAGTTGATGGAGGCAATTCCATCCCAGCAGGAACTGAAAAATGAGCGAACTAAGGAAGTCAAAGATGTCATACCACCTTCACTTGAGTTGTCGCAAGGAAATAAAGTATCTTTCGAGAATATGCTGAGGATTCATCCCGATTGGACAAGCCGATTCAACTCGCTATTTGCGGAATATAGAAATACACCGGAAAGAAATGGCCCAGACGACGAATTGTTCCATGATATAGTACATCGGATATACTCTACCATGGGCCGTGAACCAGCGTTTAAAAATCTGCCGGATCTTTTCGATTTGATCTATGAGTATGTGGAGCTCAATCTATTCGATGATATATGGATCAGGATAACATCACATCTGAAAGATAACGAAATCAGCATAGAGAACCTAGAGAACTTATCCTTAAATCAGCTTGAGACGGAGTTGTATGCAGCCAGCTTCGAGAATtttcagttgaagaaaatagtTGCCCTCGAGAAAGGGATTGAACTGGCTATGGCTTCTTTCAGTCGCATTTCTTTGGCGCACAAACATTCCGAGAAATCGGAAGCTCTCATTGAAACTCTTAGAAACTTATCGAATGGTGGCAGCGCAACCGATTCCAGCCACGATTCTCCCATGGCAATGGATGCCGATACGCTGCTGAGTTTGTTTGTTTTGGTTGTTTGCAGAACTCAAGTCAAAAATCTCAAAGCGCACCTATTCTACCTGCAACATTTCGCCAGAAATGAATCCACTATTAAGTATGGCGTATTAGGATATGCCATTTCCACTTTAGAAGCGGTTGTGTGCCATTTTGAAGACCTCAAAGGCACAGAAAGGTTAAATGAACTTGTTAAACAGTGCCACACTAATCGCGCTTTTGTTGCTGTGCTTTCGGCTAGCGATGAAACACCGGTTGATATTGACCATTACCAGGGATCTTTGAGCTATAGGACAGACCAAGGCGAATCGGCGCTTTCTCTTTGTATCACAAATGGTAAAAACGGAGTTTTAAGGAAATTACTGGAGCGCCAGCGAGATTTTCCACTCGAAGATATTCTGAATGATGAGACAACCGACGGTTGTACCCTATTGGTGCAAGCTCTTAGGTGTGGGAATAGCGACGCCGCTAGAATTGTTGTGGATCTTTTAATTTTGTCTTGCACTGAGCAAGAATTGATCACTTACTTCAATCGGCCTGACAGACACAAGAGGATCTCTGCGCATTATTTGACTCATGAAGTGGagattttgcaaaagattGGTATTTTCATCAACTGGGATACCAAGGATTCAAGCGGCCATACTGCACTTTTCACAATATTCAGAAGTTATGATCAAGCAAATTATGAACAAATGGTACGGGCATCTTTCGATTGCGCTGCTACTTGGTATACGAGGAATGGCATAgtctttgatttcaaggcCCATGAAGACAGTAAGGGGAATACCCTTTTGCATATCATGAAGAAAGGTATTTCTATGCTTCTAAAATTTGACGGAATAGATGTTAACGCTACGAATAAAAAGGGGCTCACTCCCTTGATGGTATATGCCAAGTACAATAGAATGGATAATATTAAGGCTATTCTCAAGGATAACAGAGCTATGATATGGAAAATCCAACAaccatttcttctggattCACTATGTTACGCCAAGAATCCCTTAATTTTACATGAATTGGCGAAGCATGCCGCTAATCTCACTTTTGGGAAATGTTTGGTGCATACACTGAAGTATGAGGCTCCAAGCTGGTTAATCAGCGTTACATCGCAGATAAAACAAGACGGTCAGTTCCGAACGACGGAGCTTCACTTGAAAACGATTCAAAACTTCTTTCGGACTTTCCAGAAAATGAATCCCATGACTTTTATTCCGTTGGATTCCACACTGGATCCGTTATTATCTAGCCTTGGAAAAACGAGACTATCAACCATCACAAAGTTGGAGACGATGATTCTTCTGCGAAATATTACAAACTGCATCAGCGCTCTAATTCACGTTGGAAACTTACCAGATGAAATACTATCCAACGAAGCAACGCTACTTTCGTGGATTAAAACTCAGGTGAAGGCCAGCAGAGATGGAAGTGCTAGGCCTATCTTTAATAAAAAGGTTgagccagaagaaatgagTATTATACAAAGCTTTCTTCGTTTCAATCAAGCGGAGTTATCAGCGTTGAAGACAAAGTTACAGGTTATGAAGAAGCTTGCTATTTTTCTGCGGTTAAAAGCGACAGACGTCGTGGAATCAAATAAGCTCCTCTTTTCGCAGGCTGCGAGGACAATAGAAAGTTTTGCTTTGCTGTCCACTGAAAAACAGGTAAATTGCAGAGTTTACGGTGATGGACCGATGGTTATTCTCgcagaagagatcaattTTCTACTTCAATGCACCCTCCGGCTTCACGGTCATATTTCCAACTTATTACAGGTGAGGATACCTGACTGGTGGAAATCATACGGGGAATTACTGAGCTTACATAAACAGTACGCTCAAAACTTTCCTCAATTGGTGAAAGAAGATAACTCCTCTATGGACAGTGGAATTTTAGGAAGGCTTCTCGAGGGCAAGAGGGAAAAATTAGAGAAGCGACTGTCTTTTAGTATTGCGGAAACTAGGCGAAACATGAATCAAGCTGGCGCTGATATTGCCCGCCTTCACGAAGACTTAGCAGAACAGTTGAACAAGTTTATGGAATACAAAGGAGCATTCTTTTGCCGCAGTGTGATAAAGAAATGGACCACAGAAAACATATTAACATTAAAAGACCAATTGCTCCATCTCGAGAGAGATTCTTGA
- a CDS encoding pirin family protein (ancestral locus Anc_6.23) → MKTNNLRSIVKHFVASQQAEGVGATVRRSIGSMQMRRFSPFLMLDHFTVSPPAGFPDHPHHGQETITYVLGGMIAHEDFSGAKGILSPGDLQFMTAGKAIVHSEIPVKMDSGEPAVGLQLWVDLPQKLKNCEPRYRNLRSKETPVVRPSENLEVRVISGNSYGVESVRDLAYTPVHFYHYITSKEGTPFTQNFPRDFNAFMYVMKGSVAIGDQVFPQFSTVFFNNDGDAIAGVSATKDAEFALIGGEILDQDVVQHGPFVETDRERLLEVFKNYQYSINGFERARDWRSSIAEGISEEEAKKQLE, encoded by the coding sequence ATGAAAACCAATAATCTTCGTTCCATCGTGAAACATTTTGTCGCTTCTCAGCAAGCGGAGGGCGTTGGAGCCACCGTGAGGCGGTCAATTGGATCTATGCAGATGAGAAGGTTTTCACCCTTCTTAATGCTTGATCATTTTACTGTCAGCCCTCCTGCCGGATTTCCGgatcatcctcatcatggccaagaaacaaTTACGTACGTTTTGGGTGGTATGATCGCCCACGAGGATTTTTCCGGTGCTAAGGGTATCCTGTCGCCTGGAGATTTGCAATTCATGACGGCCGGGAAGGCCATCGTGCATTCAGAAATACCAGTTAAGATGGATAGTGGAGAGCCAGCTGTTGGTTTGCAGCTGTGGGTAGATTTACCacagaagctgaagaactgcgaACCACGCTACAGGAATCTCAGGTCGAAGGAGACTCCGGTAGTGAGACCCAGTGAAAATTTGGAGGTTAGAGTTATCAGTGGTAACTCTTACGGGGTGGAATCCGTGAGAGACTTGGCTTACACGCCAGTTCATTTCTATCATTACATTACGTCAAAGGAAGGTACACCATTTACTCAGAACTTCCCTCGCGACTTCAACGCTTTCATGTACGTAATGAAGGGATCTGTCGCCATTGGCGATCAAGTATTTCCACAGTTCTCCACTGTATTCTTTAACAATGATGGTGACGCTATCGCGGGTGTTTCAGCCACCAAAGATGCAGAATTCGCTTTGATCGGTGGAGAGATTCTGGATCAAGATGTGGTGCAGCATGGCCCTTTCGTCGAAACAGACAGAGAGCgccttcttgaagtgtTCAAGAATTACCAATATAGCATTAACGGCTTCGAAAGAGCTCGCGATTGGAGGTCGTCAATTGCTGAAGGTATatcagaggaagaagccaagaaaCAGCTTGAATAG
- the RRP6 gene encoding exosome nuclease subunit RRP6 (ancestral locus Anc_6.25) has protein sequence MTTYDGSQLLSKVLDTIRASTALGAQDVDFCRSMSKDIGDALDKTCDEIVNLINGLLTSVDQNTEPLECGRDRLQDSWKDFSNVMDNIFELSDRSIDILTKSSGTMNNGIQMQFLDDSSRTKFTSSAKIVKPQLSFRTPVDNTEGHPFVPLLKEKPFALKPFAKVKLLPGNDSMPEHYEHPYQDEIESQEYDHSVILKSEPIASQPWDTTEAVWVDNTEVLDAMLSDLKSATELAVDLEHHDYRSYYGIVCLMQISTRSTDYLVDTISLRDDLYVLNEVFANPKILKVFHGAFMDIIWLQRDLGLYVVSLFDTYHASRAIGLPRHSLAYLLERYAHFKTSKKYQLSDWRIRPLSKPMKAYARADTHFLLNIYDQLRNTLIEQNKLAGVLAESRNVAKRRFEYSRFRPTVPSTSVYCPIEKPDQWKTLMVQYNIPPEKEELVKRLYDWRDTIARRDDESSRYVMPNQLLVSLAVNTPTTPVDVISVNNVVTDHVRSNSLVLANLIKSSIQSIKLSKAQSVLQSDKTNNLTADSLLTIPQIKKVMSIFEGIAQTGLTTEEHEKDNGSSKLVDILTSKNNAVDYSDGGPRRIKHEQFESRCHEAWKTMEDFDNTVVYSIQAPEPDAVIKESAQEPPRRSPGISEQAAQPEEDMDEIVTLKRVRRHDQSPETNAEEPKRQAVDYSKSEKILVENRNASKKRDSKKRSFDPYAASNHSGDAPRGVKKRRSTNRGRNVSFKK, from the coding sequence ATGACAACTTATGACGGTTCGCAGCTGCTTTCCAAGGTTCTCGACACCATCAGAGCGTCCACAGCGTTGGGTGCTCAAGATGTCGATTTTTGCCGTAGTATGAGTAAGGATATAGGCGATGCGCTAGATAAAACTTGTGATGAAATTGTGAACCTTATAAATGGTCTTTTGACCTCGGTGGACCAAAACACAGAACCATTGGAATGTGGACGAGATAGGCTCCAAGACTCTTGGAAGGATTTTAGCAATGTTATGGACAACATATTTGAACTCTCGGATAGATCTATAGATATCCTGACTAAATCTTCTGGTACAATGAACAATGGAATTCAGATGCAATTTTTGGATGACTCTAGCAGGACCAAATTCACATCATCTGCAAAGATCGTCAAGCCCCAGCTATCTTTCAGGACGCCTGTTGATAATACGGAAGGGCATCCTTTCGTTCCCCTACTCAAGGAAAAGCCATTCGCGCTCAAACCTTTTGCTAAAGTAAAACTGCTCCCAGGTAATGATTCTATGCCAGAGCACTATGAGCATCCTTACCAAGACGAGATTGAGAGTCAGGAATACGATCATTCTGTCATTTTGAAGTCAGAGCCTATCGCCTCTCAGCCGTGGGACACTACTGAGGCGGTTTGGGTCGATAATACCGAGGTTCTCGATGCAATGTTATCTGATCTGAAAAGTGCAACTGAACTTGCGGTTGATCTAGAACATCACGACTACAGGTCTTATTATGGCATAGTTTGTCTTATGCAGATTAGTACAAGAAGTACGGACTACCTCGTTGATACTATTTCTTTGCGAGACGACTTGTATGTTTTGAATGAGGTTTTTGCGAACCcaaagatcttgaaagttTTCCATGGTGCCTTTATGGACATAATATGGCTACAACGAGATTTGGGTCTTTACGTGGTGAGTCTCTTCGACACATATCATGCCTCCAGAGCGATTGGTCTTCCGAGGCATAGCCTGGCGTATCTATTAGAAAGGTACGCACAtttcaagacttccaaGAAATATCAGCTATCTGACTGGAGGATTAGACcactttcaaagccaatGAAGGCGTATGCCAGAGCCGATACGCACTTTTTATTGAATATCTAtgatcaattgagaaaTACATTGATAGAGCAAAACAAGCTAGCTGGAGTTTTGGCGGAATCACGAAACGTAGCTAAAAGACGTTTTGAATATTCCAGGTTTAGGCCTACTGTACCTTCAACTAGCGTTTATTGCCCCATCGAGAAGCCAGATCAATGGAAAACGTTGATGGTACAATACAACATTCCACCAGAAAAGGAGGAGCTGGTCAAGAGACTTTACGATTGGAGGGACACAATAGCTCGGAGGGACGATGAATCATCGAGATACGTGATGCCTAACCAGCTATTGGTTTCTCTTGCTGTCAACACGCCAACAACCCCGGTCGATGTCATATCTGTGAATAACGTTGTCACGGATCATGTGCGGTCCAATTCTTTGGTACTGGCTAATTTAATCAAGAGCTCGATACAGTCGATAAAATTGAGCAAAGCTCAGTCTGTACTTCAATCAGATAAGACCAATAACCTGACCGCAGATTCACTGTTGACTATTCCGCAAATAAAGAAAGTCATGTCTATTTTTGAAGGCATCGCTCAGACGGGGTTAACTACTGAAGAGCATGAGAAAGATAATGGCTCATCAAAACTAGTTGACATTTTGACATCAAAGAACAACGCTGTCGATTATAGCGATGGAGGTCCTCGTCGCATAAAGCACGAGCAGTTCGAATCACGGTGTCATGAAGCATGGAAAACAATGGAGGACTTTGATAATACTGTGGTTTATAGCATACAAGCGCCAGAACCAGATGCTGTGATAAAAGAGTCCGCACAAGAgcctccaagaagatctcCAGGAATTAGCGAACAGGCGGCACAACCTGAAGAGGACATGGATGAAATAGTCACTCTGAAAAGGGTAAGAAGACATGATCAATCTCCGGAAACTAATGCTGAAGAACCTAAACGTCAAGCCGTCGATTACTCGAAAAGTGAGAAGATTCTTGTGGAGAATCGCAATGCCAGCAAAAAGAGAGATTCTAAGAAAAGAAGTTTTGATCCTTATGCGGCATCTAATCATTCAGGTGATGCTCCTAGAGGTGTTAAGAAACGAAGATCGACTAACAGGGGAAGGAACGTCTCCTTTAAAAAGTGA
- the ALG6 gene encoding dolichyl-P-Glc:Man(9)GlcNAc(2)-PP-dolichol alpha-1,3-glucosyltransferase (ancestral locus Anc_6.22) has product MKPKGKATLRRSSVEESFYASPLYDFLYPFRPAGSQWLTEYVIVLFALIIACAVGLGNYSGFNTPPMFGDFEAQRHWMELTQHLPPSQWYWFDLEYWGLDYPPLTAYHSYILGKIGSFIKPEWFRLNESRGYESPDLKTFMRFTVLLSEALFYIPAVVYFTKWLGKHRNQSPIGQFITAATILFQPSLMLIDHGHFQYNCVMLGLTVYAINSLLEEFYAAAAVCFVLSICFKQMALYYAPIFFSYLLSKALFSPRFNFPRLLSIAVATLSSFAAVYAPLYVLGGGLPNVLQSVHRIFPFARGIFEDKVANFWCVTNIFFKYKEAFTQDELQLYSLIATLAGFLPAAFVIFLYPKKHIIYYALATCSMSFYLFSFQVHEKTILVPLLPVTLLYTSSNWDVLSLVNWVNNVGLFTLYPLLKKDGLTLQYYVCFALSNWLIGNFSFVTPKFLPSFLTPGPSVSSIDINYRRRSLLPRNIVWKVVIVGSYVSMGIVHVLDLFFIPPAKYPDLWVLFNCTIGFVCFLLFWLWSYYMLFTMPSKSLQQL; this is encoded by the coding sequence ATGAAGCCCAAGGGTAAAGCAACGCTAAGGCGAAGTTCGGTGGAGGAATCATTCTATGCTTCCCCGTTGTATGATTTTTTATACCCTTTTCGACCTGCTGGGAGCCAATGGTTGACGGAGTACGTGATTGTGCTATTTGCCCTGATTATAGCTTGTGCCGTCGGTTTGGGAAACTACTCTGGATTCAACACTCCACCAATGTTCGGTGATTTTGAAGCCCAACGGCATTGGATGGAATTGACTCAGCATCTGCCACCTTCTCAATGGTATTGGTTTGATCTGGAATACTGGGGTTTGGATTATCCGCCATTGACAGCATACCATTCCTATATATTGGGCAAGATTGGGTCGTTCATAAAACCAGAATGGTTCCGTCTAAATGAGTCTCGAGGATATGAGTCGCCTGATTTGAAGACTTTTATGAGATTCACGGTTCTACTCAGTGAAGCATTGTTTTATATACCAGCGGTAGTCTACTTTACAAAGTGGTTGGGCAAGCATCGGAATCAATCACCTATCGGACAGTTCATTACAGCTGCAACCATACTATTTCAGCCCTCTTTGATGCTAATAGACCACGGGCATTTCCAGTACAATTGCGTCATGCTAGGTTTGACCGTTTATGCGATCAATAgtcttctcgaagaatttTACGCTGCCGCAGCAGTTTGTTTCGTGCTGTCTATATGTTTTAAGCAAATGGCCCTGTATTACGCTCCGATATTCTTCTCATATTTGCTGAGTAAGGCGCTTTTTTCTCCGAGATTCAACTTTCCTCGACTTTTGTCCATTGCTGTTGCTACCTTGTCTTcatttgctgctgtttaCGCTCCCTTATATGTTCTTGGAGGTGGGTTGCCCAATGTGCTACAATCAGTCCACCGTATTTTTCCCTTCGCCAGAGGAATATTTGAAGACAAAGTGGCCAATTTTTGGTGTGTTACCAacatttttttcaaataCAAAGAGGCTTTTACTCAGGATGAGCTTCAGCTATACTCATTGATTGCAACGTTGGCAGGTTTCTTGCCAGCAGCCTTCGTTATTTTCTTGTACCCCAAGAAGCATATCATTTACTATGCGCTGGCCACCTGCTCAATGTCTTTTTacctcttcagctttcAAGTCCATGAGAAGACAATATTGGTCCCATTACTGCCAGTAACGTTGCTTTATACCTCTTCTAACTGGGATGTGCTTTCGCTCGTTAATTGGGTAAACAATGTCGGGCTGTTCACTCTATACccgctgttgaagaaagatggtCTGACTTTACAATACTACGTTTGTTTCGCGCTAAGCAACTGGCTAATTGGAAATTTCAGCTTTGTAACACCAAAGTTCCTCCCCAGCTTCTTAACACCCGGCCCATCAGTGAGCAGCATCGATATAAACTATAGACGCCGCAGCTTACTTCCACGTAACATTGTGTGGAAGGTTGTGATTGTCGGCTCATATGTGTCAATGGGTATTGTGCATGTATTGGACTTATTTTTCATCCCCCCTGCCAAGTACCCTGATTTGTGGgttcttttcaactgtACAATAGGGTTTGTCTGTTTTTTGTTGTTCTGGCTTTGGAGTTATTACATGTTGTTCACTATGCCTAGCAAATCTTTGCAACAGCTCTGA
- the SGT2 gene encoding Sgt2p (ancestral locus Anc_6.21) translates to MSPSNKEVASLIIDYLAQVIEDKKVSDDAADSLNVAIDCIAESFEVQKGDSEALFGGKSLLDLLEVGSGVSASASQGESIQVNIPPEDAETKAKAEALKLEGNKAMASRDFELAVKKYTEAIAVLPTNAVYFANRAAAHSSLKAYEEAVKDAESAIKTDPSYSKGYSRLGYAKFALGRAEEALEAYKKVLDIEGDNASDVMKRDYETAKKKVEQSLDLEKKPETKSRSEGATGAGGFGDIASMLGNGLGGLLNNPQLMQAAQQMMQNPQAMQQMESLMQNPGIRQMAENFAQGNGAPNMSDLMNNPALREMAGNIFGGSGPGDASSNGGSGASGDVNK, encoded by the coding sequence ATGTCCCCATCCAACAAGGAAGTTGCCTCTCTAATTATTGACTACCTCGCACAAGTAATCGAAGACAAGAAGGTCTCGGATGATGCTGCTGATTCTTTGAACGTTGCTATCGACTGTATCGCTGAATCATTCGAAGTTCAAAAGGGTGACTCTGAAGCACTTTTCGGCGGAAAGAGCCTTCTAGATCTATTGGAAGTCGGTTCCGGTGTCTCCGCTTCCGCTAGCCAGGGTGAGAGTATTCAGGTTAACATCCCTCCCGAGGATGCTGAGACTAAGGCCAAAGCCGAGGCATTGAAATTGGAAGGTAATAAGGCTATGGCTTCCAGGGATTTCGAACTAGCTGTCAAGAAATACACTGAAGCGATTGCAGTATTACCAACTAATGCGGTATATTTCGCCAACAGGGCAGCAGCacattcttctttgaaagCTTATGAAGAAGCTGTGAAGGACGCAGAATCTGCTATCAAGACTGATCCTTCATATTCCAAGGGCTACTCCAGGTTGGGATACGCCAAGTTTGCCCTGGGCcgtgctgaagaagcgcTTGAGGCGTACAAGAAAGTCTTAGATATTGAAGGAGACAATGCTAGCGATGTGATGAAGAGAGATTACGAAACtgctaagaagaaggtggAACAATCTTTGGatttggagaagaagcctGAGACTAAGAGCAGATCGGAAGGGGCCACGGGTGCAGGTGGTTTTGGAGATATTGCCTCCATGCTCGGTAATGGGCTCGGTGGATTGCTAAACAACCCACAGTTGATGCAAGCCGCCCAGCAAATGATGCAAAACCCTCAAGCTATGCAGCAAATGGAAAGCTTGATGCAAAATCCTGGTATCAGACAAATGGCGGAGAATTTTGCACAAGGTAACGGCGCCCCAAATATGTCGGACTTGATGAACAATCCGGCTCTTAGAGAAATGGCTGGCAATATTTTTGGCGGTTCAGGGCCTGGCGATGCATCTTCTAATGGCGGTAGCGGAGCATCAGGAGATGTCAATAAGTAG